One window of Nymphaea colorata isolate Beijing-Zhang1983 chromosome 11, ASM883128v2, whole genome shotgun sequence genomic DNA carries:
- the LOC116264296 gene encoding uncharacterized protein LOC116264296 — protein sequence MASSIAVPTVNFHQYEKFQLNPSKVSGLRPWGLALERVSLGCKIGSRVRIGRGILCKAGDTGSNGRREPVAIQLYNQIDRVMTEVSKQSQEGRSSSGDWTEIEGAWVLKPTKMKPKLVVHFIGGIFVGAAPQLSYRLFLERLSEKGILVVATPFASGLDHFLIADEVQFKFDRCLHLLHDSVNELPVFGIGHSLGSVIHLLIGSRYAVQRSGNVFMAFNNKEASLAIPLFSPVIVPMAQSFGPVISQLISSPTIRLGAEMAKKQLENLSPPILKQVLPLIDQLPPLYTDLVNGREDFTPRPEETRRLVKSYYGISRNLLVKFRDDTIDETSILAQVLSSESAISSSLDMSIRTLPGDHGLPLQQVLPDIPPAMADAVNRGGELLANLTIGTPWETIGREVGSTLGADSRDLRTQMTKDVDLLVDVIASWMLTNSGLKLLRS from the exons ATGGCGAGTTCCATTGCTGTGCCCACTGTAAATTTTCACCAGTATGAGAAATTCCAGTTGAATCCGAGCAAAGTGTCTGGCTTGCGGCCATGGGGATTGGCACTTGAGCGTGTTAGCTTGGGGTGCAAGATTGGTTCCCGGGTTCGTATCGGCAGGGGCATTTTGTGTAAAGCTGGCGATACAGGTAGCAACGGCAGAAGGGAACCCGTCGCAATTCAGCTGTACAACCAAATAGATAG GGTTATGACGGAAGTCAGTAAGCAGTCTCAGGAGGGAAGGAGTTCATCGGGAGATTGGACAGAAATCGAG GGAGCTTGGGTGCTGAAACCAACTAAAATGAAGCCAAAATTAGTAGTCCATTTTATTGGGGGAATATTTGTTGGGGCTGCTCCACAGCTTTCTTACCGTCTGTTTCTTGAGCGACTTTCAGAGAA GGGAATTTTGGTGGTTGCAACACCATTTGCTAGTGGATTGGATCATTTTCTCATTGCTGATGAAGTGCAGTTTAAGTTTGATCGATGTCTACATCTTCTACATGACAGT GTGAACGAGCTGCCAGTCTTTGGTATTGGTCATTCTCTGGGATCTGTTATCCATCTCCTGATAG GATCCAGATATGCTGTGCAAAGAAGTGGAAATGTGTTCATGGCATTCAACAACAAG GAAGCAAGCCTGGCCATTCCATTGTTTTCTCCAGTCATTGTGCCCATGGCTCAGAGCTTTGGTCCAGTTATTTCCCAGCTCATATCCTCTCCCACAATCCGACTTGGG GCAGAAATGGCTAAGAAACAGCTGGAAAACCTGAGTCCTCCAATCCTAAAGCAAGTTCTTCCTTTGATAGACCAACTTCCTCCCTTATACACGGATTTGGTTAATGGACGAGAAGATTTCACCCCAAGGCCAGAAGAAACTCGCCGACTG GTCAAATCCTATTATGGAATCTCTCGGAATCTGCTAGTGAAATTCCGTGACGATACAATTGATGAAACTTCAATCTTAGCTCAGGTGTTGAGCTCTGAATCTGCAATTAGTTCATCTTTGGATATGTCTATTCGCACGTTACCAGGGGATCATGGGCTTCCTTTACAACAA GTTCTGCCAGATATTCCTCCAGCTATGGCTGATGCTGTGAACAGAGGGGGAGAACTGCTGGCAAATCTAACAATCGGAACGCCGTGGGAGACTATAGGGAGAGAGGTGGGAAGCACATTGGGTGCAGATTCGAGAGATCTTCGTACCCAAATGACAAAGGATGTAGACCTTCTTGTGGATGTTATTGCTTCGTGGATGCTGACAAACTCTGGTCTTAAGTTACTGCGTTCCTGA
- the LOC116264180 gene encoding BTB/POZ domain and ankyrin repeat-containing protein NPR1-like, producing MDDVSEHGSSLNFASSSYVSNGSGSYSFSVSSTSEPGTQFTYPRLHTSNMEVISLHRLSTNLERLLLDSEFNCSDVEIKVEGIAIGAHRCILASRSPFFHRRFCQDRSSSRQEGKLKYDIKELVPNGNVGHDAFMIFLNYLYTGRLKPSPAEVSACVDSSCNHDACRPAINFAVELVYASSTFEIKEMVSLWQRHLFNFVEKAFIEDVIPILLAACSCKLSHLLTNCIQRIARSDLDQLSMEKELPCEVVDEITSLRRKLQIGGPENPAIDPIQEKNIKRIHKALDSDDVELVGLLLKEGNTTLDDAHALHYAAAYCDSKIVAELLDLKLADVNLRNRRGYTVIHVAARRREPAILVSLLTKGACASAITNDGRTAVQICQQLTRAKDYFARTEQGKESNKDRICIDILKREEGRSPLIGDSTASLMESAEDFHLKLLHLEDRVAFARLLFPAEAKLAMEIAQTETTSEFAGLSANKRSGNLRQVDLNETPSMADRKLQSRMSALLKTVELGRRYFPHCSQVLDKFMEDDLPDLFYLERGTPDEQKIKRQRFSELKDDVIKAFSKDKAGSGLASSSSSSSSMKDGVKRGTRK from the exons ATGGACGATGTATCAGAACATGGGAGTTCATTGAATTTTGCTTCATCATCCTATGTATCCAATGGAAGTGGTAGCTATAGCTTCTCTGTGTCCAGTACCTCTGAGCCGGGAACCCAATTCACTTATCCTCGCCTCCATACTTCTAATATGGAGGTCATCTCCTTGCACCGACTTAGCACCAATTTGGAACGGCTCTTGCTGGATTCTGAGTTCAATTGCAGCGACGTTGAGATAAAGGTTGAAGGAATTGCTATTGGAGCCCACAGATGTATTTTGGCCTCGAGGAGCCCATTCTTTCATCGCCGATTCTGTCAGGACCGTTCCTCCTCACGGCAAGAGGGGAAACTGAAGTATGACATTAAGGAATTGGTGCCTAACGGAAACGTTGGACATGATGCCTTCATGATCTTCTTGAATTATTTGTACACTGGCAGGCTTAAGCCATCTCCCGCGGAGGTTTCCGCCTGTGTAGATTCTTCCTGCAACCATGATGCTTGCCGTCCTGCCATCAATTTTGCAGTTGAGCTGGTGTATGCATCATCAACCTTCGAGATAAAGGAGATGGTCTCGCTGTGGCag AGGCACCTTTTCAACTTTGTTGAAAAAGCATTCATTGAGGATGTGATACCTATTCTTCTTGCTGCTTGCTCCTGCAAACTCAGCCACCTCCTTACTAACTGTATACAACGAATTGCACGATCCGATCTTGACCAATTATCAATGGAGAAGGAGCTTCCATGTGAAGTGGTTGATGAGATTACATCACTCCGTCGCAAGCTTCAGATAGGGGGACCCGAAAATCCTGCTATAGATCCTATTCAAGAGAAGAACATTAAGAGAATACACAAGGCACTGGATTCTGATGATGTAGAATTGGTGGGGCTTCTCCTGAAGGAAGGAAATACAACACTTGATGATGCACATGCTCTTCATTATGCAGCAGCTTACTGTGACTCTAAGATTGTTGCTGAATTGCTGGACCTCAAGCTTGCTGATGTGAATTTGAGAAATAGGAGAGGGTATACAGTAATTCATGTTGCTGCAAGGCGCAGGGAGCCTGCTATTTTAGTATCATTGTTAACAAAAGGTGCTTGTGCATCAGCAATTACAAATGATGGAAGGACGGCAGTGCAGATCTGTCAGCAGCTGACTAGGGCAAAGGATTATTTTGCTCGAACAGAACAAGGGAAGGAGTCAAACAAAGACCGGATATGTATTGACATTCTTAAACGAGAGGAGGGACGAAGCCCACTCATAGGTGATTCAACTGCTTCCTTGATGGAATCTGCTGAAGACTTCCACTTGAAGCTGCTCCACTTAGAGGACAGAG TTGCATTTGCAAGGCTACTTTTTCCTGCCGAGGCTAAGCTGGCTATGGAAATAGCACAAACAGAGACCACATCAGAATTTGCTGGTCTTTCTGCAAATAAAAGATCTGGAAATTTAAGACAGGTTGACCTGAATGAAACTCCTTCAATGGCGGACAGAAAGCTCCAATCTAGAATGAGTGCACTGCTAAAAACTG TTGAGCTGGGGAGGCGTTATTTTCCACACTGCTCCCAAGTCTTGGACAAATTTATGGAGGATGACCTGCCAGACCTCTTTTATCTTGAGAGAGGCACACCAGATGAGCAGAAGATAAAACGCCAGCGTTTTAGTGAGCTCAAGGACGACGTAATAAAAGCTTTCTCCAAGGACAAGGCAGGATCTGGATTAGCTTCCTCAtcttcctcgtcttcctccATGAAAGATGGTGTGAAGCGAGGTACAAGAAAATAA